AAAGTTGAATTATCCTGAATGTATTTAACAGAAGCATCAACTTGTAAGAGATTTCCCAGAACTGCAGCATGCTCACTGAATTCCAAACATGTGTAAAGTTTTGGAAATAGGTCTCAGTTTTCAGAAATCAGACTTAGTGCTGTTTCCCATTTGGATCCAGATTTTGCACTAGTGTTAATAACTCTGGGCAAAATTGTGCTTCCGGGGAGGAAGTGCCACCTTGGTCCCTGTCCTTATTGGGAAAACAAGCTGCTGGAACCACAACATGTTCACTAAGAGTTGAATTTTGCCCTCAAACCCCTGATGAGCAGCATTTCTTTTACTGTAATAGTCAGGAGTTAACATATTCATAACAGTTTTTAAGCATCGGTATTTGAAGTACAGAAAACCACAACCAAAGAGGCAGATCCTGGTTATAAGGATTTGGTGCTAGCagacttggaagaaaaaaatgaaaaaatgaatcaaaatgTTTAGTACCAGCATTCTTCACCCTTTGTAactagatttttatttttttaaaataaaaggtatttttcagtgTGGATTTACAATACCTGGAACTCAgcttaaaaaatttaaaatggttTCCTACCCCTTTTCCCACTGCTACCAACCCCTGGAACAGGCTAATGGATTAGTTTTAAAGGCGACTGAGGATTAGGTACTATAATTAAGaccattttaaatattatttttctttaagaaaagtaaaatcagACAACTCTAAAGTTGTGCTCTCAAATTAAATAATCATCAACATGCAGCCTTGATGGCTGCAGGCCAGGATAAATGCACCTTAAATTACACAGTGATATGAAAAAATGCCAACCATTAGTTAATGTCAGTATTAGAAGGCAAGGCAGAGTTCTTTTTTGGTTaaagctcctgctcctgtcctgtGAAAGGCTTTGCAAACCATCCCACTCTCAACACTGTTCTGCCAACACATTTTTCATTGCTGGCTTCCCACAGCCAGACAAGCAGCTTTTCTGTGCCCAGTCACTGGACTGCAGCAccctggaacagcagctggaatCACCATCCCAAGAGACTGCACTGGCAGCCAGCGAGGTGCTCAGAACCCTCTGGTGCCAGGAACCCAGGAGTGCTGagcacaaggagctgctcccagcacagaccccgAGGGGTCCCCGactccagcccagagctgttccAGTCTGTAGTGAAAGGGTCTCCTTGCACAGTATTAGTTTTGTAAACAGAGCCAGAAGTTCTTGTACAAAATACTGCAATGACAGTGATTAAGACACACCTGGAGCAGTGTGTTCAGCattcttttcacagaaagaagtGCCTGGATACTGCCTGCCACCTTCAGGTTCCCTTAAGGCCACAGAGTCCTTGGGCTCGAGATAGACGGGCGGATGCTGCCTTTGGGGGATGGCTTTGACCCAAACCAGGACATCTAGGACACAACAGCACAGCACACATCACACAGGGGTCACACTTCTAAGGTGTGAAAAATAACATGGTACACAGCCATGTTCTCATCCTTTGATGGAAAGAGCTATTTATAAATCAGAATGCTCCAGACTCCAGACTGAAGAAGGGGAGGCAGCTTCACACAATCAGATCTGGAAGGAACAGCACCCGCTTCCCACAGGTGAAAATTACTGAAGATTATACTTACAtatattcctttaaaataatttcaaattagaACTCTACAGTCATTTAAACATGTTGCCTTTAGTCAATGTAGCATTAGTGTTCCCTTTCAGTTTCCCTCAGTGAAAGGGACAATTCCTGGCATGCAGGCAGCCCAGCTAACATTTTAATAATAGTTACATTTATTACTGTAGCtaacatttggaaaaaagacACTTTTCCTAATCTCCCAGCATCTAGGAATTTTCATTGTCTCATCAGAGGCCACATATACAGAACCCTTACCTTGTACTCCAGAGTTTCTTTGAgcatgttttcttcctcttgtgaAAAATTCAGTAACACAGACACAGCTTTAATGAGATGGAATGCCTGAAAGAAACCACAGAGTTGTGTTCCAAACACGTTGCTGTCAgcaattttgttttattgcccCCACTGAACActttttaattgtaaaattaTGGAATTGGCATTAAGTGTCCTTAGGAGGTGACAGGTGGCAATTTCTAGAGAAAGACAGATGCAGAAAGAGAAGATAAATGGCACCTTTACCTCAGATTCCCTGCAGGACATGAACTTTAGTACAACATGTTTAAGGTACTCGAAGTTTATCTCCCTGGAGTCGTTCAAGTCAGAGTTGTTGGTGACAGTCACAGAAGCATTAGGCACTTCAGAATTTGCACGTAGCTCAGGTACCTCACTGTCAGGCcttattttctacagaaaaataaaaaatccacagaagaaaaagagaagtacATTGCAGATGCTGTTAGCTTGACACTGGGAGGGGTCTGGGTTCAGGAATCTAAAGAGGGTTGTACCCACAGGTGGATACACACTGGGCATCAACAGCTCCTCACCCTTCATGGGGCCACAGCAGAGAAGTGTCTCCAGCTCTCCCTACACTCCAGGACAGGAGCTGGTTGATGTCAGTGCTCTGTGTATGTTacccaaaccagcacagaacTGGCTCCATGGTGGAAACTGTCCCTTGGTAATTTTCTCCTATCACTAACATGCTTTGAACCTTTCAAATGTGGGCTTTcttcagaataattttcaaCATCAGAGCAAAAACAACCATTTTAAAACctctgttaattttcttttaaacagatttttttttcttggagagATAAACCATTGCAGAGGGATGCAATGGGAGTTAGCAGTCAAACTTTTGGAATAACAGTGCAAGTACCTGCCAGTAAGTGCCATCTGAAGAGACTGAAAACACACAACCCTTACCAGCTCTTTCTGGAGAGTTTTCTTCAGTTCTGTCATTCTTTGCTGAAGTTGCTTTATCATCTGTAAGCACAGCAAAGGAGAGTTTAACACAGTACTCATTGTCAGGACCCCCAGGTATCTGGAAAAACCCATGATAAACGAGTACtgaatgaaataataattaacCAACACTGACAGCTGTGAAGAAGCACCTGAAAGCCTTGCCTtgccagctgcacacagcagcaggcatGTGACAGGACACTTGGGCTTTCCTGTGACAGCGCCGTGGAACTGAACCCAATTCACtcagagggctctgcaggaaagCTGTAAATAGTATCACTGGGTGCATCTTCTGCCAAAATAGATCAGGATCatgcagctcttgctgcagtTTTTATTCATGGTTGGTAGATACTTGTGCAATCCAGAGAAAAGCATTTACAGCATACTGGATTCAAATGGAACAGGCTTTtaaggctgcagcacaggcagcaccaaCTACTTGGCTTCCtaattaaaaagggaaagacTACTAGCTGTTTCTGTTCACCTTGTTTTTCTCAGCAATTTGCTGTTCCAGCTCTCTGTTATCCTTCTGAAGTTGAACAACATCTGCAGCTGCCACCTCTCCATTCTGTTCCACCACAGAGTTTTCTGGAGAAGGCAAATGCTCATTGCTCAAGGCCCTCGTTGATTCCTCCAGTTCTAAAacctataaaaataaacatggaGAGATATAATGACATTTGCAGCCCAAGACCATTCCCCAGGGAGAAAGGCAGACTTCTTTTTGGTTGTCCAGGCAGGACAGACCTGGGGGGCTCCTGCACCactccctcttttcccaggaaGTCTGAGAATGGATTTGCAACTGCACTCACGTTTTTCTCATGCTCTCTGGCCAACAGGCACTCCTGTACCTGCAGCTTCAGCTCatcaatttcttttcttgctgtttcctCTATCTCCACTGCTTGGCTCTGCCTTGCTTCTATGTCCAGCTGTAGCTGATGCACCTGCAGCAAGACAGCTTCATGGTCTGGGAAAGGAGAGACCTGCTTAGTATCAGTGTTGCACATCAGATGGGAGATTCTAATCCATTTGGTCTGTCATGAAGACAGAAAGCCAGGGgagagacagaaagacagaTGAGAGACTGTCCAACTGTTAgtgcattttgaaaatgctaAAAGATTAAATATGAAAGAGGAATCTAGAAAAATTACAATCTACTAGGCAAGGCCAGAACTAGAGACTCTTTTTAAGTTGTCTGGGATGCAGTAGGCTCATTTGGTCTAACCTTGACTGAGTTGGTTCAgttcttccttctgttttagCAGCAGATCACATTTTTCATCAATCAGCTGGTCTTTCTCCTTTATTAGGGTACTCAGATGTGAAACCTTCAAGCAGGAAAACAATGAACAGAAGTCATTAAAGATATAAAACAGGAAGAAGGTTTTGAAAGATCCAACATCCTTCAGAGGCCCAGCAGGCATCACCTCCACAATGCTGCCCTCAGGAACAAGCACTGAAGTTATTACTGGAAGAGCTAAACCCCACTTGGCTTCTGTGCCACCATCAGATTGTCACAGCCAGCATGTGGCAGCTGCAAAAGCCCCTGAGCAAAACAGGAGATGGCCTTAAACCCCTTCCACACAGATCTGGCCCAGCAAGCATAGATCTACAGCAGTCCCAGAAGAGTAAAGAAACCAAAAGATGGGACTAACTCCAGTCAAACCTCCTCAGCTGACAGTTCCTACTCGAAGCAAACACAAGCTTACATTATCCACCAGTTTTTATACAGGAAGAGCAAAATAAGACTACCTAGAACTGACAGCTGGTACTGGATACAAGCTCCTCCCTGCAAGGCAATGTACAATTTTACAACTGCTCTGCTCGAGGAACCCAGATGGGACACAGGCACTGAAAGGAACTAGCCAGAACAAACAGGTTTCTCTCAAAGAAGCTGCCAGATGTCAGAGGCTCCCCGAGGCCAGTGCACTGAGACAGTAACACCTCACAGGTGACAGGGCTCTGAAACAGTCTCAGGTTTACTGAGGCAACCACTGCTGTCTCACATGCTGTGGATATGATTCTGACCAAGGGTCTTGAATGTTAGGATAAATACATCCAAACCTAGTCTGCTCTCTGAAAGGTTGGGATGTCTCAAAGAGATTGTAAAACAGTCATTATTAACCAACCTGCTCTTGTAATTCCTCTCTCTGTTTCCTTGTTTCTTCCAATGCTTTGGCAATTTCCACACTGAcagtttctctgctgctcaTCTCATTCTGCAAACCAGAATTAATTGAAAGGTTACGTGAGACAACTAAATCAAGTCAGTCTCTCATCTTTAACCCCAAATCTACTAGGACTACAATTAAAGTGTTCTGACACACTACAATTTCCAAATGAGTTGCAAGAGCAACACAGAACTGATGTaagaacccaaacaaacccaatgCTTACAAGATCTTTCAGCCTGAAGTCTTTATTACAAAGAAGTAGCTCCTTGCTACAACAGATCTTTATTCCAATTGTGCATCCAGGAATAGctatgaaaaaaatttcaacCATCTAAAATCACAGTCAAAACTGGATAAACTGTAAACACCCAACTAATTTAAGTTTAAACTTTTTGGTGAGAACACTGTGAGTGTGTTGACCCATTCTGTATTCACCACTGCTTACAGGATTTCCAAGCTCTTCACATCCCTGACAATATGGGAATGTACTATTTCTGCCTGATTTAGGCAGACCCAAACATTCTGGTTCAGAAAAGGGTCAGCCCTTTGTTATGCTTCtcaaacacatttctgctgAGTACCAGAGATGATTTACAGCTCCAAGTACCTGCAACCGGAATAGAACAGGCCTCCAAGCACTGAATGTAACCCACTGTGCTCTTTACTGCtccccagcctcagctctgtcccaggACAATGCCAGTTCCCATCCAGCCCTTACCTTTAGCCTGTTCAGTTCAGACTCTTGTTGTTTTAATGAACTCTCATACTCTTCTTTGCTTCCCTTgaggttttcattttccttttccaattGGCTCTGTAAAATAAAGAGTGTTTAAATACACAGCACAATTATTCTAATACTTTGTTTGAACAATAAACCTCATGTTTAGCTCATATTTAGTGCCTCAAAGTATGGTATCTTCTATTATAATGCCAGGAGTGCTGAATAAGAACATTCAGACAACAAGCAAGCTCTACAAGCTGTGTTGAAATCATGCTGTAAAGACTCTCACAATCCACCAGTTTCTGTACTTACAATCCTGTGCTGAGTTGTTGTTTTATCCAATTCCCAAGCTTTTTCAAGAGCAGCAATCTGAGACTCCAGCCCAGTAACTTTCTCATCATACTGATGTTTTTCACTTAAAATCTGttgctgcagctgttttctttcatgctcTAGATCAGTTTGCTtaagagaataaagaaaaccaCGTTAATAGAATGGTATTTTGACATCATGCTGACAAGATCAGACACCATTCCATGAGACACTCTCAAACTGAGGAACACTCTTCCTTTGGCAGCAGTGTCATGTACTCACAGACCAGAGTTCAGGAGacaaacagcaagaaaacaaacacttgaATAACAAAACAGAGAAGTGATTGTCTCTGGGGATGCTGAAGACTGATCTGTTACTGGTCAGGGAAACATGCAGGAGACTCACCAGCTTCTGGATCTTCAGATCCTggtcagcagctgcttctttgctctttttcaaTGTTTCTGTTGCAATC
The Serinus canaria isolate serCan28SL12 chromosome 17, serCan2020, whole genome shotgun sequence DNA segment above includes these coding regions:
- the GOLGA1 gene encoding golgin subfamily A member 1, with the translated sequence MFAKLKKKIAEEAAVAPRPGGSARMPRSVSKESITSVGADSGDDFASDGSSSREDLSSQLLRRNEQIRKLEVKLSDYADQIRNLQKIKEKLENALEKHQDSSMRKFQEQNEAHQASRAKMAEGMALALEKKDKEWMEKLGQVEKEKKLLQTQLQEMREQSLNLFQKRDEIDELEGFQQQEIAKVKHMLLKKEESLSRAEQELEARARELSQAGVQLQEARAEASGLSRDLQHLQQQLLELQAHRDELMTAETNAENKITALELREQELQTVIQQLSVDLQNARVAGSGCEKRLEMLQVEHESLKVEYEQQKQKMTFELAERDRLTEQLQEKVSSLEKKLERNLSGDEHVQELLKEKAALEQRLEESRQQVLTDRTQHSQALKQLETQNKELEEKLQIATETLKKSKEAAADQDLKIQKLQTDLEHERKQLQQQILSEKHQYDEKVTGLESQIAALEKAWELDKTTTQHRISQLEKENENLKGSKEEYESSLKQQESELNRLKNEMSSRETVSVEIAKALEETRKQREELQEQVSHLSTLIKEKDQLIDEKCDLLLKQKEELNQLSQDHEAVLLQVHQLQLDIEARQSQAVEIEETARKEIDELKLQVQECLLAREHEKNVLELEESTRALSNEHLPSPENSVVEQNGEVAAADVVQLQKDNRELEQQIAEKNKMIKQLQQRMTELKKTLQKELKIRPDSEVPELRANSEVPNASVTVTNNSDLNDSREINFEYLKHVVLKFMSCRESEAFHLIKAVSVLLNFSQEEENMLKETLEYKMSWFGSKPSPKGSIRPSISSPRTLWP